A region of Allocoleopsis franciscana PCC 7113 DNA encodes the following proteins:
- a CDS encoding phosphate-starvation-inducible PsiE family protein, whose translation MQKALTNPPSNGYEWLKRNRIVRILETIQDLFVVSLCIALFALMAIQLREMFFELLPPLDFPGVTSDILFLLILVELFRLLIIYLQEQRVSIGVAVEVSIVSVLREVIVRGVLETSWIQILAACAFLLVMAALLVVRVWLPPTFKGVDPEKRLSIRNNLLATDNSSNAIETATNLNSQPLTSLIANGTNGSGHQD comes from the coding sequence ATGCAGAAAGCTTTGACGAACCCGCCAAGTAATGGCTACGAATGGTTGAAGCGGAATCGCATCGTCCGCATACTGGAAACCATCCAAGACTTATTTGTAGTTTCCCTGTGTATCGCTCTATTCGCCTTGATGGCAATCCAGCTACGAGAGATGTTTTTTGAGCTGTTGCCTCCACTTGATTTTCCAGGTGTTACTTCAGATATCCTATTTTTGTTGATTTTAGTTGAGCTATTCCGACTGCTGATCATTTACTTACAAGAGCAGCGAGTTTCGATAGGAGTAGCCGTAGAAGTATCCATTGTTTCCGTTCTCCGAGAAGTTATCGTGCGGGGAGTTCTAGAAACATCCTGGATTCAAATTTTAGCCGCCTGTGCGTTCTTGCTGGTGATGGCAGCCTTGCTTGTGGTTCGAGTTTGGCTTCCACCAACTTTTAAAGGAGTTGACCCTGAAAAACGATTGTCAATCAGGAATAATCTCCTAGCAACAGATAACTCATCTAACGCCATTGAAACGGCAACTAATCTAAATTCTCAACCCCTTACTTCTCTTATTGCAAACGGGACGAACGGTTCGGGGCATCAAGATTGA
- a CDS encoding NACHT domain-containing protein gives MDVRASEQAIRKAREVLTREGWAESKLLEIVTSRNRKLSSQQRTKFFKGEPITRSTADRIGSFLGLTWEEGDLITVKREKRKQDKGSDIDELVREVRSLYRDKIQYDCGEMQLLNRQVPIDDLYTDVYILEDIPKLRSLNISERMQGFDPIADDPKSFYLGKVHGERVPGLEIVTDGCKVMCLGAPGSGKTTYLYYVATQCNKGELQANRVPIFLRLSEFTDEIRNHSELSLLNYIEHLFHTEGVEQPQATETIITQGRALILLDGLDEVPKDFSKLVLRRIREFCKYRKNSIIITCRTNALDYNFSDLKFTQVIVADFEQPQIEIFANKWFVAEAKNNKQAGETRAKEFIEKLGLAEHKRIRDLAVTPILLNLTCLIFKNNLGEFSKNRSELYQRGINILLEQWDAERGIERDEVYGKLDLEGRKSLLTHVAKVAFEENRYFFKQEEIEKYIADYFLTLPHAQIDSLQRDSRAVLKSIEVQHGLLIERAPEIYSFSHLTFQEYFTAKWFCDRADWQCLVGYISEKHWRQIFLIVIEMRKNANDLLLCMKQKVDLIVTENEKIENLLVWISKKCSSVNVSYKLAALRAFYFALARSLNHQFTLNLSHQDSLASFFDDNLALTIDQSLAHDYKLAYNYAFSPELSLDYDLAHGYLPSPYTSLNFYPELQRSLKKLQDQFPYHLEDEYLFKNWWQTNGSAWIKRLINVMIEHCDIGHDLQLSEEDNKLFQRYYDANQLLVDCLNSGCKVSDEVKKEIEETLLLPIDEIKKRQQQM, from the coding sequence ATGGATGTTCGAGCATCTGAACAAGCGATTCGGAAAGCGAGGGAAGTTCTCACCCGTGAGGGATGGGCGGAGTCAAAACTGCTGGAGATAGTGACGTCACGCAACCGTAAATTGAGCAGTCAGCAGCGTACCAAGTTTTTCAAGGGCGAACCTATTACACGTTCCACTGCTGACAGGATAGGTTCATTCCTCGGTTTGACTTGGGAAGAGGGAGACCTTATTACAGTCAAACGAGAGAAACGAAAGCAGGACAAAGGTTCTGATATTGATGAATTGGTGCGGGAGGTGCGATCGCTCTACCGGGACAAAATTCAATATGACTGCGGCGAAATGCAGTTGCTCAATCGGCAAGTTCCAATTGACGATCTCTACACTGATGTCTACATTCTGGAAGACATTCCGAAGCTACGCTCCCTTAATATCTCTGAGCGAATGCAAGGTTTTGACCCTATTGCTGATGACCCTAAAAGCTTTTACTTAGGCAAAGTGCATGGTGAACGAGTCCCAGGATTAGAGATAGTTACAGATGGGTGCAAAGTGATGTGCTTGGGCGCACCCGGTTCGGGCAAAACAACATATCTTTACTATGTAGCAACTCAATGTAACAAAGGTGAGCTACAAGCCAACCGAGTGCCAATTTTTCTCAGGCTGAGTGAGTTTACTGACGAAATCAGGAATCATTCAGAATTAAGCTTACTAAACTACATCGAGCATCTATTTCATACAGAGGGAGTTGAGCAACCACAGGCAACTGAAACAATAATCACTCAGGGGAGAGCATTGATACTGCTCGATGGCTTGGATGAAGTGCCAAAAGATTTTAGCAAGTTAGTTCTGAGACGTATTCGTGAATTTTGCAAGTATCGCAAGAACTCGATAATTATCACCTGTCGGACTAATGCCCTAGACTACAACTTCAGTGATTTAAAATTTACACAAGTCATAGTGGCAGATTTTGAACAACCGCAAATTGAGATATTTGCTAACAAGTGGTTTGTGGCGGAAGCCAAGAATAACAAGCAAGCAGGAGAAACTAGAGCGAAGGAATTTATTGAAAAGTTAGGCTTAGCAGAACATAAGCGCATCCGTGACTTAGCGGTAACGCCGATTTTACTCAATCTTACCTGCTTGATTTTTAAGAATAATCTAGGAGAGTTCTCTAAAAACCGCTCAGAACTTTATCAACGAGGGATAAATATCCTGTTAGAACAATGGGACGCTGAAAGGGGCATTGAACGCGATGAAGTTTATGGGAAGCTGGACTTAGAAGGCAGGAAATCGCTTCTAACCCATGTGGCTAAGGTTGCTTTTGAGGAAAACCGCTACTTCTTTAAACAAGAGGAAATTGAGAAATATATTGCTGACTACTTCCTTACATTACCTCATGCACAAATAGACAGCTTGCAAAGAGATAGCAGGGCTGTCCTTAAGTCAATTGAGGTGCAGCATGGGTTATTGATAGAAAGAGCACCAGAAATTTACTCCTTTTCTCACCTGACGTTTCAAGAGTATTTCACAGCTAAATGGTTTTGCGATCGCGCTGATTGGCAATGTTTGGTTGGCTACATCAGCGAAAAACACTGGCGACAAATATTTTTGATAGTAATTGAGATGAGAAAAAACGCCAATGATTTATTGTTATGTATGAAACAGAAAGTTGATTTAATTGTAACTGAGAATGAGAAGATTGAGAATTTATTGGTATGGATAAGTAAGAAATGTAGTTCAGTTAATGTTAGCTACAAGCTAGCAGCACTTCGAGCTTTCTATTTCGCTCTTGCTCGCTCTCTCAATCATCAGTTTACTCTTAACCTTAGCCACCAAGATAGCCTTGCTAGTTTCTTTGATGATAATCTAGCCCTTACGATTGATCAGTCCCTCGCTCATGACTATAAACTTGCTTACAACTATGCTTTTTCTCCTGAGCTTTCCCTTGACTATGACCTTGCTCATGGCTATCTTCCCTCTCCTTATACTTCCCTTAATTTTTATCCTGAACTACAGAGATCGTTAAAAAAACTACAAGACCAGTTTCCTTATCATTTAGAAGATGAATATTTATTTAAGAATTGGTGGCAAACTAACGGTAGTGCTTGGATTAAAAGATTAATAAATGTAATGATTGAGCATTGCGATATTGGTCATGACTTGCAGTTAAGTGAAGAGGACAATAAACTCTTTCAGCGGTATTACGATGCTAATCAGTTGCTAGTAGATTGCCTCAATAGCGGTTGTAAGGTTAGTGATGAGGTAAAAAAGGAAATTGAGGAGACTTTGTTATTACCTATTGATGAGATTAAGAAGCGTCAGCAACAGATGTAA
- a CDS encoding Uma2 family endonuclease, translating to MVSQLQSPAHSEVIYPDSDGKPMANNTKQFRWIVVIQQNLDWLFADDPNVFVAGDLFWYPVEGKPNIVNAPDVMVVFGRPKSDRGSYQQWNEGDIAPQVVFEILSPSNTQDEMERKLLFYERYGVEEYYIYDPDRNRLRGWLRTEDGLDIIPQMADWLSPRLGIRFTWSQENLEFYRPDGECFLTYVEIAQRFEEERQRAEEERQRADQAEQARRDAIPRLLGMGLSVEQVAEALGLSVEEVQAIAQE from the coding sequence ATGGTATCTCAACTGCAATCACCGGCTCACTCAGAGGTCATCTATCCTGATAGCGACGGAAAGCCAATGGCAAATAATACCAAGCAGTTTCGCTGGATTGTGGTGATTCAGCAGAACTTAGACTGGTTGTTTGCTGATGACCCAAATGTGTTTGTTGCGGGAGACTTGTTTTGGTATCCAGTGGAGGGAAAACCAAATATCGTTAACGCCCCAGATGTGATGGTAGTGTTTGGTAGACCTAAAAGCGATCGCGGCTCCTACCAACAATGGAACGAGGGGGACATTGCGCCGCAGGTAGTGTTTGAAATCCTCTCTCCAAGCAATACACAGGATGAGATGGAGAGGAAGTTGCTGTTCTACGAGCGCTACGGCGTGGAAGAGTACTATATTTACGATCCGGACAGGAATCGGTTACGAGGTTGGTTGCGTACTGAGGATGGGTTAGATATCATTCCTCAGATGGCGGATTGGCTCAGTCCTCGATTAGGAATTCGGTTTACTTGGTCACAGGAGAATTTGGAGTTTTATCGCCCTGACGGAGAGTGTTTTCTGACTTATGTGGAGATTGCCCAACGGTTTGAGGAAGAACGGCAACGCGCTGAGGAAGAACGGCAACGCGCTGACCAAGCAGAGCAAGCGAGACGAGATGCAATCCCTCGGTTGTTGGGAATGGGGTTGAGTGTTGAGCAGGTTGCCGAAGCGCTGGGGTTATCTGTAGAAGAGGTGCAAGCGATCGCTCAGGAGTAA
- a CDS encoding diflavin flavoprotein encodes MVAVAEKVQRRLTMQTVEIAPGTTAIRSLDWDRDRFDIEFGLQNGTTYNSFLIQGEQTALVDTSHEKFRQLYLDTLAGLIDPTQLNYLIVSHTEPDHSGLVKDILALAPQITVVGSKVAIQFLKDWLHQPFQSRIVKNGDRLDLGNEHVLEFVIAPNLHWPDTIFTFDAKTQTLYTCDAFGMHYCDDHTFDEDLDLIEEDYKYYYDCLMGPNARSVLSALKRMKELPEIEIIATGHGPLLHHNVPELVGRYRQWSQEQAKAETTVAVFYLSDYGFSDRLSQSIAHGITKSGVAVEMMDLRSADPQEVKELVSIASGLVIGTPPTTGDAATTTQTAIGTILAATNAKQSFGVFESGAEDSESAYQLVNKFRDLGLNPAFPPILVKEAPHEETYHLCEEAGTDLGQWLTRDRTIKQIKALDSDLEKALGRLSSGLYILTTKKGNISSAMFASWVAQASFKPLGISVAVSKDRAIESLLHVGDRFVLNVLEEGNYQGLMKHFLKRFPPGSDRFAGVKTYPATNGSPILGDALAYMECEVKSRMDCGDHWTIYATVSVGRVSKPDALTAVHHRKIGNHY; translated from the coding sequence ATGGTAGCTGTTGCTGAAAAAGTTCAACGCCGACTGACGATGCAGACTGTGGAAATTGCACCTGGGACAACGGCAATTCGCTCTTTGGACTGGGATCGCGATCGCTTTGACATTGAATTCGGCTTACAAAATGGCACTACCTACAACTCATTCTTGATTCAAGGCGAACAAACTGCTTTAGTAGACACCTCTCACGAAAAATTTCGCCAACTGTATCTCGACACCCTAGCGGGACTGATTGACCCAACTCAACTAAATTACCTAATTGTTAGCCATACTGAACCTGATCACAGTGGATTGGTCAAAGATATTCTGGCACTCGCCCCACAAATTACCGTTGTTGGTTCAAAAGTCGCCATCCAGTTTCTTAAAGATTGGCTGCATCAGCCATTTCAGTCGCGGATTGTGAAAAATGGCGATCGCTTAGATTTGGGCAACGAACACGTTCTGGAATTCGTCATTGCCCCCAATTTACACTGGCCCGATACCATCTTCACCTTTGATGCCAAAACGCAGACTCTCTACACCTGCGATGCGTTTGGGATGCATTATTGCGACGACCACACCTTTGATGAAGATTTAGATCTAATTGAAGAGGACTACAAATATTACTACGATTGTTTGATGGGGCCAAATGCTCGCTCGGTGCTGTCTGCGCTGAAGCGGATGAAAGAGTTGCCGGAGATTGAAATTATTGCTACGGGTCATGGGCCATTACTTCATCATAATGTACCCGAACTGGTAGGTCGCTACCGTCAGTGGAGTCAGGAGCAAGCGAAGGCAGAAACAACGGTTGCTGTATTTTACCTGTCCGATTACGGATTTAGCGATCGTCTTTCTCAATCGATCGCTCACGGCATTACTAAGTCAGGTGTGGCGGTGGAAATGATGGACTTGCGATCGGCTGACCCTCAAGAGGTGAAAGAACTGGTAAGCATTGCTTCTGGGTTGGTCATTGGTACCCCACCGACTACAGGAGACGCAGCAACTACAACTCAAACCGCGATCGGCACTATCTTAGCCGCGACCAATGCCAAGCAATCGTTCGGTGTATTTGAGTCTGGCGCTGAGGATAGTGAATCGGCTTATCAACTAGTCAACAAATTCCGAGATTTAGGTTTGAACCCTGCTTTTCCACCGATTCTGGTCAAGGAGGCACCACACGAAGAAACCTATCATTTGTGTGAAGAAGCAGGAACAGACTTGGGGCAGTGGTTGACTCGCGATCGCACGATCAAGCAAATCAAAGCCTTAGATTCCGACTTAGAAAAAGCCTTGGGAAGACTCAGTAGCGGACTGTACATTCTTACGACCAAGAAGGGCAATATCAGCAGTGCCATGTTTGCGTCTTGGGTGGCACAAGCTAGCTTCAAACCTTTGGGGATAAGCGTTGCCGTGTCGAAAGACCGCGCTATTGAGTCATTGTTGCATGTAGGCGATCGCTTCGTTCTCAACGTCCTCGAAGAAGGCAATTACCAGGGACTGATGAAGCACTTCCTCAAGCGCTTCCCCCCCGGTAGCGATCGCTTTGCAGGTGTGAAGACTTACCCAGCAACTAATGGTTCTCCCATCCTAGGAGATGCTCTTGCTTATATGGAGTGCGAAGTCAAAAGCCGCATGGATTGTGGCGACCACTGGACGATCTACGCCACTGTTTCGGTGGGTCGCGTTTCTAAACCCGATGCTTTAACGGCGGTACACCATCGTAAAATCGGGAATCATTACTAA